tcactgtctggtatggacctacaaagtacccaggatatcttcaaggagcggtgtctcagaaagtcagtttccattattaaggacccccagcacccagggcaggcccttttctcattgttactaccaggtaggaggtacagaagcctgaaagcgcacactcagcgattcaggaacagcttcttcccctctgccatgagatccctaaatggactttgaatccattacctcactttttaaaaatacatattattcttgtttttgcatgatttttaatctattcaatatacatatactgtaattaatttacttattaatttatttttttcattttcttctatattatgtattgcaatgaactgctgctgctaagttaacaaattcaacAACACATgctgataataaagctgatcctGATTCTGCACCCTGGcatggaagctccaatgcacaggatcacaagagaagctgcagagggttgtagtgtTAACTAGCTCCAACATGGCACAATACTCCCCATCATTGAGAACACCTTAAAGGGGCAGTGCCTCAAGGTGACTGCACCTGTCACTGAGAAccttcaacaaatttcacatcataagtcagtgaaaataaatctgactgattctgcacacAATTTAAAGCCTGACAGCACAGTATTTCATAAATCACCTTACATTTCAGAGTCATTTGTCCTATGAACAGAAATATTAACTGCATAAATGTGACTATATTATCACAGTCCAAGTCCATGACATAACATTTTAGCAGCACCAGATCACTCAGGAATTGTTCCTGTTAAAAGAAAGACTATATATTGCGGGGTTTTTACATTAGACTTACGACTGTATTGACTACTGGTCGGTGGTTTTCCATGAGTTGCTCTTGATTCTCTTTAGCCCATTCAAACAGTGTGTACATCATGGCTGTCCCAAGATTTACTTCAATCTGCTCCTGCAGTTTGGCTATTATATTTTGCTTCACTGATGTAGAACTGATGAATACACAAAACATGTAAAAGATATAATCCAATGGTTTACCATATTGAGTAATATACAATTCCAATACAAGTTGTGGTTTTTAATTAACAAAGTAATTCAATAAGTTCTGCCAGATCTTTATAAAAGCTTCCAACCATTGCAAGTGACATCAAAATCAACGTTCAACAGAGACAGGGCAGAAAGTCTGACTAAACTTGAGTCAAGTACAGGATAGAAAACAGTTGACAATCATAACTGAATGGGCAGATATTCATTTACACCACTGCATACATGGGTGAAATTTTGGGAAATATGTTTTGTATACATTAAAGTTTGTACAAGGATAGCTATAAACCACACTGCTGAGCAGTTACATTGTACATCAGTAATAACTTCATAATATGTCAACAAGTTACACTGGACTGGCCTTATTGCAACATATGGAGCAGAAAATCTATTATCAAAATAGTAACTGTTATGtctatactttttaaaaaaagtaaataattcTTAAATTGAGAGCAATTCAGTTCAAAAATTACCACTAGATTTTAATTCACTAAGGACATTTCAGATTCTTTAGAAACTGAAGTGAGATCAAGTCATTCAGAACTCTGTACTGAACCAGTTTCGAACTCTTACATGCTATTATTGAAGAAGGCATTCAATGATATGTTTGGGGCCATTTCTGGATACATTTCAGGCCATGAAATTTCTAGCAGGAAGGCTTTAGGGTCGCCAAGGTTACCTATCTAAAATGTAACAAAACAAAATAGAAATCAAAGTTAAATTTGATACTGGTAGTGAAGTGAAGATATGATGAGACAACATTTTTTGTCAACAATTATTCATACATTGGATATTCTTAAGAACTTTTAACATCCATCTCCAGTTATTTATTGCATAATGATCACCATTTTGTTACACTGCCCCCCCCCGCAACTTTCCCTCTATTACAATCAAGTAAAATAATTAAGAGAAGGATAAAATTGGAAGATAGGAGAGAGAAGTATTTGGAATTTCAATTTTGTCACCAGGCAATTATCCAGTGCAGCAAATCACATTCATGCTGCAGAACCCACCTGGTCATTTTTTCCACAAgtagtaaaaataaaataattggctCCACAATGGGCAAGTTATGTTCTTGTGACAATGCTCAAACATCAGCAATTGGTAACAATTATGGTCAATTATCATGGGAATGCTTTTATACAAGTTAGTGGTTTTGAAATAAAAAAGCATTCCTAAAGAAAACAACACTTGAAACACCcaggagatcaggcagcaccAACGGAAAGAGAAACATAACACTGaagattctgatgaagggtctcggcccaaaacatcaactgtttattcccatccatgggtgcagcctgaccttctgagttcctccagcgcattatGTGTGTTATTGAagatccaagacccttcatcaaaaccgagaaagaaagaaagttatCTTTCAGAGAAAATGAGAAGGGTTGGTAGAACGTAATAAATAAACACTCAGTACAAGACCAAATGTGTTAATGTAGCCATTAAAATCAGATTATGCTTCTTTGTTATACTTTGCTTTAGTTATACTGCAAAATGTGTGtcggcgcgtggccaagtggttaaggcgttggtctagtgatctgaaggtcgctagtttgagcctcagctgaggcagtgtgttgtgtccttgagcaagacatttaaccacacattgctctgtgacgacacattgccctagtgcccttcccttggacaacattggtggcgtggagagggaagacttgcagcatgggcaattgcccgttttccatacaacctttgccctggcctgtgccctggaaaccttccaaggtgcaaatccatggtctcacgagactaacggatgcctaactTCAAAATTATTCTGATGAATTGCTGTAGGAAGCTTTTGTTTTTGGTACAAAATAGGTGTTTTGAGAAAAATCTCAAAAATATTGTGTGCTTACGTTTAATCCTTTTTCCAACTATACCCATACTTCATGATCATTTTGATAGATATATATTTCTAATCACACCCATACTTCACAATCACTCCAATATGAATTTATTTGATTCATGTCACTATTAAATTGATGGATGCTACAAGTCAGCTACAAGAATGTATCTTTCACTAATGTATCCAGCATACAAGTAGAATCTGAAGATACAACACAATGAAGTAAAGAATCAATAATCAGCAAAAACATTAACTTATAATCACTAAATACTATATACTTATAGGGTAGTTGTACCAAAATCCATCCTATACTCACCCGATACTGAAAAGATGTTGGACTGAGTTCTTTAAAACATTCATCTCCTTCATAAATGGAGCGCAGAGCTTCAAGCTCCATCTGAAAATAAAAATCTCATTACAATATTAAAAATGACACACACTCTCTAACTGTAAAATCATAACCCCAAATTAGATTATTTGAATGAAGTTTCATAGCATTTAATGAGCACAAGAAACAAATTCATAAATCTAATAAACATTGTTTTTCTTTCCTCAGATGTAGCTTGAATTGAATTTTGACAGTCTATCCTTGAGATTTTAAGCATCTTCCATAAATCTCTAGCAAGTTTCTATAAATGTCCATAAACAATGTACCACAATGTGATTTTTCTCTTTCAGAATCATACAAGGACAAGCTGGAACTTAAGCAAAATCTACACAGACAATTTTCATGTGATCCTCTGACTTTTTGGACATAACGTTCAATAGGTGAATGAGGTTGTTACATTGTCTCCATTTATTTAGCGATTCATTGGTCTTGCAAAGGTGGAAATGAGGCACCCTTTCTGAATCACAGGTATCCATGTGAGAAAAAGATTTTGACCTAGTTACAAAACCAACAATCATCACCAATTCTGAGCAAAATTCTTCACTTGTTCAGTTTAAGAAATCATATTGTATTAGAACGGTGGAAAGAAGCAAACGGGGAAACTACAGTACGAGGGGAAAAATGCAGCATGCGGACTCCAACTTTGATTTGCCCTGCTTTGAGATGCAGCACCAATGTATTGAGGATGTTAGAAATCCGGGAACAGAGTAGCAAACGGTGGAATCACTCGGTATCTGCAGAGTGAGAAAGGGAATTACACTTCCAAATCGATGAAGAGGTTATTGATTTGTAACGCTAACTCTGCTCCACTCTCCACAGTAGCTGTCAGGAGCATTTTCAGGTCTTATTTCCAGCAATGGGATGTATCAGAAAAGTTCCCGTATTCGCACCGCTGGCATTTTGACGTTAGCCATTGACTGAAACCATGTGGTACGCAGACCGGGTGACCTTCGGAGCCCCAGGGACCACCAAGAGAAGCAGCAAGCAGGCAGAGTCGCCACGCCCCCGGCACTGGGGAGAGAGCCTGTCGGCTGGCCGGCTCAAGCACGCGAAAGGTCGGACTCGGTGGCCGCAGTGCGGCTCCGATGCGCGGCGGCTCTCACCGTCTGGTCTTCGTTGGTTGCCATCACAGTTACCAGGCGGTGTCAGAGCCGAGCAACCTCCATCCACCCACCCCGGGAGGGCTCGGTTCAGCAAAGCGTCCACCGGAGGCAACAGGCACTCCTTTCCGCCCGGCCTGACTGCTCGCTGCTGTTTGCCCTTTGACCCCTTCGCGCCGCACTCCATTGGTCGCGACGGCGGCATATTCGGCCAATCAATTGCTTATTTTGTACGGTCGCCTGCGAGTGTCACGTGATCGGACTCCCATGCTCCCTCGATGTGGCCGTGGGTCCCTTCGTTTAGTGACAGGCACCTAGCATGTTTATAGCCTCAGGTATTCACTGACAGCTATGAGCAGGTCTCCCACTCCGTCGACTCTATCTGGACAGACACTTCCTATAGTCCCTGTTctaattcaaagtttaaagtaaatgtattaccaaagtacatatatttccccatatacaaccctgggattcattctcTTGAGGGCAATCAcagaaaatacaagaaacacaataaaatcaatgaaagaccaacagggtggacaactaatgtgcataaaaacaataaactgtgcaaatacaaaaagaaagaaaagaggaataaatgcatacatacatgcatatataaataaataataaatattaagaacatgagataaagagtccttgaaggtgaatcCATGGGTTGCGGGAAAAGTTCAGTGATGAGATGAGTAAAAtgatcccttctggttcaagagccttatgattggggggtaataactgttcctgaacctggtggtacaggtcctgaggctcctgtacctacttcttgatggcagcaatgagaagagaacatgttgtggatgatgagggtcACTGacgatgacggatgctgctttcgtaAAACAGTGCTCAGTGATAACAtaggagcataagaaataggagcagaagcagcCCATCCatccgtcaagcctgctccaccattcagtaagatcacggctgatctgaccgcaccacctacctgccttttccccataacccttaattcccctactatacaaaaatgcaactagtcaatatactctccaccacacatctattttgtcaaagttttagatgacatgctgaatattCGCACACTTCTAAAAAGCAGAGGTGCTACCGtgatttctttgtaatggcacttaagtgctgggcccaggacagattctctgaaatgataacaccgaggaatttaaagttgctgaccctctccacttctgatcccccaatgaggattgactcctggacctctggtttcctcctcctgaagtcaatattcatcttcttggtcttgctgacattgagtgagaggtggttgctGTTGCACCACTCAGCGCTATAGAACCAACCTCTTCTTTTGGAAAGAATTGCATTCTTTCTTCTAAAGAATGTGTAtaatgtgtataatttatactttatatatTTGTATATAATGCTATGTGATGTGCTGCAGGTAAGTTGCTTATTGTATATGCATATGACaaaactcgactttgactttgaatagtCCCCCACTGGTGAGCAGGTTACCTAGTTCACACCTGGTATCGGTACATCCTCGTTCAACATCTTGGCTGCATATGCTCCTGGTTGAGCATTCTGTAGCTAATGCATTGGTGGTCTGCATGCAGCTTAGACAAAAGGAGAGATGGGTAGTGGGTAGGGAAATATAACATAGTTACTTGAATGAAGCAAAAGGACCAGGGAGAGAAAATGAAGATATTCAAATGAACACCTGAAAAGATAATGCAGACTTGAAGCATTGACAATCTCTTCCCCTAACAGAAGTCCTCAGCCAGGTTCTTCTAGCAGACtagagatacaagagactgcagatactggaatttagGGCAATATGCACAAAAGAAAaacctggagaaactcagcatctatggagggaaatggacagtcaatgttttgagtccTGCAGCAGataatttgttgctccagattcctccttctGAATGAACAAGATGTGAATTTTATTTTTAGAActaatttggattatggatttgCAGGAGACAACACAAGGGAGGTTACAACTAAATTTGGATGTCCACCAATAGGATAACATAGACGTAGGCAGGCTGAAGCATGAAGCTGGTTTAGAGACTGAAGTGATGGTAGTCAAATGATTCCAGTTTTCAAATGGTAGAGGATTTATGCATACACCACAAGAGGTGTCTCTATGATCCATGTGATCCCATCAAGACTGTGAATCCAATGCAAATTAGTGCTGAATCTTAGGTTGATATGTCCCTGTGCATTTATGAACAATTATCAAGGTTGCCCAAGTTCTGCTACCTTAGGGTATGCGGTAATAATTATGATATTCCCCCTTGAAGGTGTGAGAACATTATGGAGAGAAAACCTTGTGGAAGTATGCTATTGCACTCATGTAGCATAGGACCAGACCCTGTTGCCTACCATGTTCATGTTGGCCATCAAGTACCTCAGCACAAATAGTGAAAACAAATGACACAATCCATTAAAATATAAATCTCAGGCATGAAATCATGAAAATTCCCACATATAGCCAAGAGATAGTTGATAATAAGCAAACATTCATGAAATGGAGACATGAAAGATACCATGCTGGCATCCAGAGCAACAAGCGAAGCATAATTCATGCCTTAGGGTCGCCTGTTGAGGCCACCGAGGAAGGCAGTGCCTGAAATGGCTGTGTGCCACGGATTCTGGGCTGGTTCCTCCTCcggtcagtgctgctctccagtgttcactcagaggGAGACAAGTTGGATTGCTGTCATCTGCAGCTGCACACTGCAACTTGAGGCACTACTGTGGCCTGTTTTTGCAGAAACGTAGCCCCAGGACAACATCTATGCACCATAAATCTGCAGGCCATGTCACTAAAGGATTTGGGCTATATTATAGTCCTTAATTTTGTTTTGTAATTATGtttttttctgctatcataattacATGTGCAATATGTGCTGTGTGATTGATTGttctgtgctttgcaccttgaaCTCAGATGAACACCGTTTTCATGTGTAAGTTTGAGTAACAATTGAACTTAATATTCaaactggttctgattctgattcatgtccTCCCATCCGTAGAGGGGGCTGCAGCAGGATGTTCATTCTTTGTGCTCTCACTGTGTGAAATCACCTGACTGGGGTGACACACTGCTCCATGGGTGGGTGGAACACATTTGGCCACTGATTGGATTACGGTCATGTCACTCCAAGAAGAGCCTCCCCTATTGACGCTTTACGTCTTCACGCAGTGTTTGGGGAGGCCTATAGTTTCAGTTTGAGGAAGGACGGATGGAGTCCTGAGGTGATCGGCTGGGTCAGGTATTGTGCTGCAGCGTCGGGTATCGGGTGGGAACAGGGATCAGCTATCGCCGTGTCCGGTGATGCCATTGAGACTCTGTCGGTGACTCCCGGGGGGAAGGAGATCCCCACTGTTCGTCAATGTCTCTAGGGTAGGAAGCGAGACTTTACTCTGCTCATCTCCAGGGAGGGAGGCTCACCCACCGGCAGTGACTGTCTCCAGGTGAGAGAGCTACACCCTGCCCCACTGTCAGTGGCTGTctccgggggagggagagagaccctGCTCATCCACTGTTAGTGACTGTctccgggggagggagagagaccctGCTCATCCACTGTCAGTGGCTGTCTccgggtgagggagagagaccctgccccactgtcagtgactgtctccggggagggagagagaccctgccccactgtcagtgactgtctccgggtgagggagagagagaccctgccccactgtcagtgactgtctccgggtgagggagagagacccTGCTCATCCACTGTCAGTGGCTGTCTccgggtgagggagagagaccctgccccactgtcagtgactgtctccggggagggagagagaccctgccccactgtcagtgactgtctccgggtgagggagagagagaccctgccccactgtcagtgactgtctccgggtgagggagagagagaccctgCTCATCCACTGTCAGTGACTGTctccgggggagggagagagaccctGCTCATCCACTGTCAGTGACTGTCTccgggtgagggagagagaccctgccccactgtcagtgactgtctccggaggagggagagagaccctgccccactgtcagtgactgtctccgggggagggagagagaccctGCTCATCCACTGTCAGTGACTGTctccgggggagggagagagaccctGCTCATCCACTGTCAGTGACTGTCTCCGGGTGAGGGAGCTACACCCTGCCCCACTGTCAGTGATTGTCTCCGGGTGAGGGAGCTACACCCTGCCCCACTGTCAGTGACTGTctccgggggagggagagagaacctgccccactgtcagtgactgtctccgggggagggagagagaccctgccccactgtcagtgactgtctccgggggagggagagagaccctGCTCATCCACTGTCAGTGACTGTctctgggtgagggagagagacccTGCTCATCCACTGTCAGTGACTGTCtccaggtgagggagagagaccctgccccactgtcagtgactgtctccgggggagggagagagaccttGCACCACTGTCAGTGACTGTctccgggggagggagagagaccctGCTCATCCACTGTCAGTGACTGTCTCCGGGTGAGGGAGCTACACCCTGCCCCACTGTCAGTGACTGTCTccgggtgagggagagagaccctgccccactgtcagtgactgtcaccgtaggagggagagagagagaccttgccccactgtcagtgactgtctccgggtgagggagagagaccctgccccactgtcagtgactgtctccgggtgagggagagagaccctgccccactgtcagtgactgtctccgggtgagggagagagaccctgccccactgtcagtgactgtctccgggtgagggagagagacccTGCCCCACTGTTAGTGACTGTCTccgggtgagggagagagaccctgccccactgtcagtgactgtctctggaggagagagagagaccctgccccactgtcagtgactctcaccgggggagggagagagagagaccctgccccactgtcagtgactgtctccagaagagagagagagagagagaccctgccccactgtcagtgactgtctccggaggagggagagagagagaccctgccccactgtcagtgactgtctccggaggagggagagagagaccctgCCCCACCGGCAGTAACTGTCtccggggagggagagagagagaccctacccactgtcagtgactgtcttcgggtgagggagagagaccctgccccactgtcagtgaccctctccgggtgggggagagagaccctgccccactgtcagtgactgtctctgggggagggagagagaccctACCCCACTGTCAGTGACTGCGGGGGAGAGAGACCCTGCCCCACTGTCAGTGACTGCGGGGGAGAGAGACCCtgccccactgtcagtgacactcactgggggagggagagagaccctgccccactgtcagtgactgtctccagaggagggagagagaccctgccccactgtcagtgactgtttctggggagggagagagatcctcccccactgtcagtgactgtctctgggggagggagagagaccctgccccactgtcagtgaccctctccgggggaaggagagagactttgccccactgtcagtgaccctctctgggggaaggagagagacttTGCCGTACTGTCAGTGACTGTCTTGGGGGAGTGAGGGATACCTTGTTCTCTATCTCTTGAGGGGAGGATGGGTGATTCTGCCCCACTGTCAGTGACCTTCTCTGGGGAGGGAGACCCTGCCCCACTCTCAGTGACTGTCTCTGGTGTAAGGGAGTGAGGCTAGTTCATTATGTTACTGCCCTTGGAGGGTGGGAATGAGCTTGAGTCCTGTTATTAATAACTGTCTCTTGACTTGGGACTGTCGTTGTCCCTCTGTTGATGACAGATTCGGCCCTGCTAGAATACGGTTGTATGACCAGGCCTCATTTGTGATTCTGATTGTTGGAGTGGTATTCTGATCTTAAAACTCTCCACtctgtttgtcttttttttcccctccagaaAACTATCTTTAAAATTTTGGTGGAACTGTGCTTTGAGTTATTAGTCCTAATAACCATCTGTCATGTTACCaattagcgatctgaaggtcgtgggtttgagcctcggctgaggcagcgtgcgtgtccttgagcaaggcacttaaccacacaatgctccagtctacccagctgagaatgggtaccggcaaaaatgctgggggttaacctcgtgatagactggcgtcctctctgtggggggagtctcgtattctcagtcgcttcacaccatggaaaccggcataagcaccagcttgatgggccacaaggcttgtgacagactttaatctttaatGTTACCAATGCTTAATTTAGAAgcattgaacatagaatagtagagcatagcaataggtccttcagcccacaatgttgtgttgagcGCCTAAAAAGAAAATCAACCCCCCTTCCCAAAAACTCATCTCTCttacctgcacaatgtccatatcccttatacaggtgtcccccgcttttcgaacgttcgctttacgaaacctcactgttacgaaagacctacaatagtaccctgttttcgctttcagaaggtgttttcactgttacgaaaaaaaatacagcgcgcgataaaaaataaaaaatggtatcagaaaagcctgaaagagctcgtaagggtgttacacttatggtaaaactagacataattaagcattttgatcgtggtgatcgaagtaaggacaacgtgagtttggcttgtggaagctgacgaacatgatgttgaagaggttttggcatcccatcaccaggaactgacagatgaagagctgatgcaattggaagaaaaaaggataacaatcgaaaccgaatgagtaatgataaagttcaactttaattttgaaagggtacgttggtttaggggatatttgcaggatggtttgagtccttattaaagaactgtgtgatagcaaaatgcacgaggctcagcagtcaagcaagccttccacatcagccacagcagatgacgaacctcga
The DNA window shown above is from Mobula birostris isolate sMobBir1 chromosome 5, sMobBir1.hap1, whole genome shotgun sequence and carries:
- the rwdd gene encoding RWD domain-containing protein 4 — protein: MATNEDQTMELEALRSIYEGDECFKELSPTSFQYRIGNLGDPKAFLLEISWPEMYPEMAPNISLNAFFNNSISTSVKQNIIAKLQEQIEVNLGTAMMYTLFEWAKENQEQLMENHRPVVNTVTTSTDENSVTTNISVAKKKEKKEHLSKSQKKKLADKTDNRGELPRGWNWVDVIKV